In Nicotiana tabacum cultivar K326 chromosome 17, ASM71507v2, whole genome shotgun sequence, one DNA window encodes the following:
- the LOC107795335 gene encoding amino acid transporter AVT6A, whose translation MTIGSLKHANEKKSRKSKHAVVDEHSPLLPTKHKEDAGFDEFDGASFSGAVFNLSTTIVGAGIMALPATMKSLGLILGIAMIVFMAFLTESSIELLIRFSRTSKSASYGGLMGDTFGKYGKMLLQICVLVNNIGVLVVYMIIIGDVLSGTNSSGVHHAGVLEEWFGAHWWNSRFFILLVTTLGIFAPLASLKRIDSLRFTSALSVALAVVFLVVTVGITVFKLMNGTILMPRLLPDAYDLTSFLKLFTVVPILVTAYICHYNVHSIENELEDNTQIRAVVQSSLALCSTVYVLTSLFGFLLFGDATLDDVLANFDTNLGIPLGSLLNDVVRVSYAAHLMLVFPIVFYPLRLNLDGLLFPSARPLTFDNLRFALISSGLIAVIFLGANFIPSIWDAFQFTGATAAVCIGFIFPAAVTLRDRYGIATKKDKILCIFMIVLAVFSNVVAIYSDAYALIKKSSSPRE comes from the exons ATGACGATTGGAAGCCTTAAACATGCAAATGAGAAGAAATCCCGAAAGAGCAAACACGCTGTGGTTGATGAGCATTCACCATTATTGCCGACAAAGCATAAGGAAGATGCTGGATTCGATGAGTTTGACGGGGCTTCCTTTAGTGGGGCTGTATTTAATTTATCAACCACAATTGTTGGTGCTGGAATCATGGCCTTGCCTGCGACTATGAAGTCGTTGGGTCTAATTCTTGGGATTGCTATGATTGTCTTCATGGCTTTTCTGACAGAATCTTCGATTGAGTTGTTGATTAGATTTAGCAGGACTTCTAAATCAGCTTCTTATGGGGGTCTCATGGGCGACACCTTTGGAAAGTATGGGAAGATGCTGCTCCAAATATGTGTACTTGTTAACAACATAGGTGTACTTGTTGTATACATGATTATCATAG GTGATGTGCTCTCTGGAACAAATTCAAGTGGAGTTCACCATGCTGGTGTCCTGGAAGAGTGGTTTGGGGCCCACTGGTGGAATAGTCGGTTCTTTATTCTTCTTGTCACCACTCTTGGCATATTTGCGCCATTGGCTTCCTTGAAGCGTATTG ATTCATTGAGATTTACATCTGCATTGTCAGTCGCCTTGGCTGTTGTATTCCTGGTCGTGACTGTCGGGATTACCGTATTCAAGTTAATGAACGGGACCATTCTTATGCCCAGATTGCTTCCTGATGCGTATGATCTGACATCATTCCTTAAGCTCTTTACAGTTGTTCCTATACTCGTTACAGCATATATATGCCACTATAATG TTCATTCAATAGAAAATGAACTTGAAGACAACACACAGATCAGAGCAGTGGTGCAAAGCTCGCTTGCTCTTTGCTCAACTGTGTATGTGTTGACAAGCCTGTTTGGTTTTCTCCTCTTTGGTGATGCAACCCTTGATGACGTGCTTGCCAACTTCGATACCAATCTTGGAATTCCATTAGGCTCCTTGCTCAATGATGTCGTTCGTGTCAGCTATGCTGCCCACCTGATGCTTGTCTTCCCCATTGTCTTTTATCCGTTGCGGCTTAACTTGGATGGTCTTCTCTTTCCTTCTGCAAGGCCTCTGACTTTTGACAATTTGAGATTTGCATTGATCAGCAGTGGGCTCATTGCCGTCATCTTTCTGGGTGCAAATTTCATCCCAAGCATCTGGGATGCGTTTCAATTCACAGGGGCAACTGCTGCTGTTTGCATTGGCTTCATATTTCCTGCTGCTGTTACTCTCAG GGATCGGTATGGCATAGCAACGAAGAAGGACAAGATCTTGTGCATATTTATGATTGTCCTTGCTGTCTTTTCTAACGTGGTGGCCATATATAgtgatgcttatgccttgattAAGAAGAGTTCATCACCACGTGAGTGA
- the LOC107795336 gene encoding WPP domain-interacting tail-anchored protein 1: MDADTENNGSASIEGVNVNEVEVESNTVDSLEVLSSSGDVMQEVESGEILTRLELELACFSEKLVNLDILVMHVATRESDFEAFASEKEHTSNDIVEKAIEFDLLSGVLDSEVKELGGLLSSVAMEIDNVRKIISSCGCVDETSVLIEEKLHDCEKSLKQSQDHLLELRAQCTNFHGIVLTSMGDQNWQGSKAVEHFNGDSLLTPKTKIKMQTVEQQRHILWMLEKSLARELDLEKKLTESRQVEEELNVRLQQETFCMEEEIEAAWQRLFEGENAAEVLLEISKELLGRFQIAHFNLNGMVQRESNLQSKLQEMEENLKTKDNLLRKSEISCKEHGDKVKFLEQRLEDSEFQLSIYASSAKKNLELESECKLLKEANVELDKELNLLKSSSSIKSERINLLEKQLRDSELRLQHAVASAEASQEKQIMLNSTIEDMENLIEDLKAKVSKAKSLMESAEEKCIMLSESNSDLNEELTFARERMACLEASLRQAEEKKKATARDINFRSKLITDLILQLALERERLEKQIALLILENKAQKKHFQQKDKVPSLSPRSDGKDTKESVLPKAETISVTSSDESKEEKVKFSSPTIVEENVAGDFLMSESKEEITDSSSGLDASRDIDARKLNFKYALTAVLVFLISAMVAVLVQHQSSQF, from the exons ATGGATGCTGACACAGAGAATAATGGATCTGCTTCCATAGAAGGTGTTAATGTCAATGAAGTGGAGGTAGAATCAAATACTGTTGACTCTCTTGAGGTTTTGTCATCCAGTGGTGATGTCATGCAAGAAGTAGAAAGTGGGGAGATTTTAACAAGGCTTGAACTAGAATTAGCATGTTTCTCCGAGAAACTAGTTAACTTAGATATACTTGTGATGCATGTGGCAACAAGAGAAAGTGATTTTGAGGCTTTTGCCTCCGAGAAGGAGCACACTTCAAATGACATCGTTGAGAAGGCAATAGAGTTTGATCTTTTATCTGGGGTACTGGATTCAGAGGTGAAGGAACTCGGTGGTTTGTTGTCCTCTGTTGCAATGGAGATTGACAATGTGCGGAAGATCATTTCTTCATGTGGGTGTGTGGATGAAACTTCCGTTTTAATAGAAGAGAAGTTACATGACTGTGAAAAATCCCTCAAGCAGTCACAGGACCATCTTTTAGAATTAAGGGCGCAATGTACCAACTTCCATGGGATTGTCCTCACCTCAATGGGAGATCAAAATT GGCAAGGTAGCAAGGCAGTGGAACACTTCAATGGGGATTCACTTTTGACTCCAAAGACAAAGATAAAAATGCAGACTGTTGAACAGCAGAGACACATTCTGTGGATGCTGGAGAAGTCTTTGGCCAGAGAGTTAGATCTTGAGAAAAAGCTTACTGAATCTAGACAAGTTGAAGAAGAATTAAATGTCAGATTGCAGCAAGAAACTTTCTGCATGGAGGAAGAAATTGAAGCTGCTTGGCAAAGGTTGTTTGAGGGAGAGAATGCTGCTGAAGTCCTGTTAGAAATTTCGAAAGAACTATTGGGTCGATTCCAGATAGCACACTTTAATCTGAACGGTATGGTTCAGAGAGAAAGCAACTTACAATCTAAGCTTCAAGAAATGGaggaaaatttaaaaacaaaagacAACTTACTGCGGAAGTCTGAAATTAGCTGTAAAGAGCACGGGGACAAGGTTAAATTTCTTGAACAACGATTGGAGGACTCTGAGTTTCAACTGTCCATTTATGCATCATCTGCAAAGAAAAATCTGGAGTTGGAATCTGAGTGCAAATTATTAAAAGAAGCTAATGTGGAACTTGACAAAGAGCTGAACCTCCTAAAAAGCAGTAGTAGCATTAAATCTGAGAGGATAAATCTACTAGAGAAGCAGCTGAGGGATTCTGAGCTTCGTCTTCAGCATGCAGTTGCATCTGCTGAAGCTAGTCAAGAGAAGCAAATCATGTTGAATTCAACAATCGAAGACATGGAAAATCTGATTGAGGATCTAAAAGCAAAGGTTTCAAAAGCAAAAAGTTTGATGGAGAGTGCTGAAGAAAAGTGCATTATGTTGTCAGAATCTAACTCAGATCTCAATGAAGAATTAACTTTTGCAAGGGAAAGGATGGCATGTTTGGAGGCATCGTTACGCCAAGCTGAGGAAAAGAAGAAGGCTACTGCCCGAGATATTAACTTCCGCAGTAAATTGATAACTGATTTGATTTTGCAATTGGCTCTTGAAAGAGAGAGACTTGAAAAGCAG ATAGCTTTGCTGATATTGGAAAATAAGGCCCAGAAGAAGCATTTTCAGCAGAAGGATAAAGTTCCTTCTTTGTCTCCACGAAGTGATGGCAAAGATACCAAGGAATCCGTGCTTCCCAAGGCTGAGACAATTTCTGTAACTTCTTCAGATGAAAGCAAGGAAGAAAAAGTCAAGTTCTCGTCGCCAACTATTGTG GAGGAGAATGTTGCTGGAGACTTTTTGATGAGCGAGTCAAAAGAGGAAATTACTGATTCGTCATCCGGACTTGATGCATCGAGGGACATAGATGCGCGGAAGCTTAATTTCAAGTATGCCCTTACAGCAGTTCTCGTGTTTTTGATATCCGCAATGGTAGCTGTTTTAGTGCAGCATCAGAGTAGCCAGTTTTGA
- the LOC142171890 gene encoding uncharacterized protein LOC142171890: MISPSFRQREMCDDMVTSWILNSLEKDIADSVEYKEINDLSQGVLDITDYYTRMKKLWEELNTLSAKTHCSCVCTCGAKENMHKAEHDRRLIQFLMGLNEVYIVVRGSILMMNPLPSMAHVFALLIQEEKQREFRPRNQLNFDYDALDVNLG; this comes from the exons ATGATATCTCCAAGCTTTCGCCAGCGGGAGATGTGTGATGACATGGTTACTTCATGGATTCTGAACTCCTTGGAAAAGGATATCGCAGATAGTGTTGAGTAT AAAGAGATTAATGATTTGAGTCAGGGAGTACTTGACATCACAGATTACTACACACGGATGAAGAAACTCTGGGAAGAGTTGAATACACTAAGTGCCAAAACTCATTGTAGTTGTGTATGCACTTGTGGAGCAAAGGAAAACATGCACAAGGCAGAGCATGATAGAAGATTGATACAGTTCCTAATGGGACTTAACGAGGTTTACATAGTTGTTCGAGGAAGCATACTCATGATGAACCCATTGCCTTCCATGGCACATGTTTTTGCTTTGCTGATACAGGAGGAGAAGCAAAGAGAATTCAGGCCCAGAAACCAACTGAATTTTGATTATGATGCATTGGATGTCAATTTAGGATGA